A region from the Pirellulales bacterium genome encodes:
- a CDS encoding DUF1598 domain-containing protein has product MRLARRKWLVLAALLAGWFGAERDAAAQQVAGVHVDAEGVLKLQVHNDPTGELNRQRLAQGGAALTTEAAEASPLRKISLRQLEQAVAARIAAGQQLTDEMRYLGGLTRLQYVFYYPESKDIVIAGPAGPWAQDLSGRVVSVSTGRPVLQLEDLVVALRAYAPGVKNKKPIGCSIDPTREGQERLQQFLQQAYGNVTPADEAALVDGIRTNLGMQTVTVYGVPNKSHFATVMVEADYRMKLIGLGVERPPIPLTSYIEKARAGSLGRNGMVRWFFVPDYECVRVSDDGLAMELVGDGVKLVGESELVDSDGTRHRSTHVDKASQMFALGFTKKYPQLAERSPVYAQLRDVIDMAVAAAYVQQEDLYGKAGWDLGVFASEEKFPVETHAAPTQVETVVTSVWKGSQLVTPLGGGVVLHPKRALESDNLLADDKQTLRDSRQKAQVELAAGQWWWD; this is encoded by the coding sequence ATGCGGTTGGCACGGCGTAAATGGTTGGTGTTGGCGGCGTTGTTGGCCGGTTGGTTTGGCGCCGAGCGTGACGCGGCGGCGCAGCAAGTGGCTGGCGTGCATGTCGATGCAGAAGGCGTGCTGAAGCTACAGGTACACAATGATCCGACGGGCGAACTGAATCGGCAGCGACTGGCTCAAGGGGGCGCGGCGCTAACGACGGAAGCCGCGGAGGCGAGTCCGCTGCGCAAGATCTCGTTGCGGCAACTAGAGCAAGCAGTCGCCGCGCGGATTGCGGCCGGCCAGCAGTTGACCGACGAGATGCGCTATTTGGGCGGCCTTACACGGCTGCAATACGTCTTTTACTATCCCGAGTCGAAGGACATTGTCATTGCCGGACCGGCGGGGCCTTGGGCTCAGGATTTGTCGGGGCGGGTGGTGAGCGTTTCGACGGGGCGGCCAGTGCTGCAACTCGAAGACCTGGTAGTGGCGCTACGCGCCTACGCGCCCGGCGTGAAGAACAAAAAGCCGATCGGCTGCTCGATTGACCCGACGCGCGAGGGGCAAGAGCGGTTGCAACAGTTCTTGCAGCAAGCGTATGGCAATGTCACTCCGGCAGACGAGGCCGCGTTGGTCGATGGCATTCGCACCAACCTGGGCATGCAGACCGTGACGGTGTATGGCGTGCCAAACAAGTCGCACTTCGCCACGGTGATGGTGGAGGCCGATTACCGCATGAAGTTGATTGGCCTCGGAGTCGAGCGGCCACCCATTCCGTTGACAAGCTATATCGAAAAGGCGCGGGCTGGCAGCTTGGGCCGCAATGGAATGGTGCGGTGGTTTTTTGTGCCCGACTACGAATGCGTGCGCGTCAGCGACGATGGGCTGGCGATGGAACTGGTGGGGGATGGGGTGAAACTGGTGGGTGAAAGCGAACTGGTCGACAGCGACGGCACGCGCCACCGATCGACCCATGTGGACAAGGCGAGCCAAATGTTCGCGTTGGGATTCACCAAGAAGTATCCGCAGCTTGCCGAGCGTTCGCCGGTGTACGCGCAACTGCGCGACGTGATCGATATGGCGGTGGCGGCGGCGTACGTGCAGCAAGAGGACCTGTACGGCAAGGCTGGCTGGGATCTGGGCGTCTTTGCGAGCGAGGAGAAGTTTCCGGTGGAAACGCATGCTGCGCCGACGCAAGTAGAGACCGTGGTCACATCGGTTTGGAAGGGAAGCCAACTCGTGACGCCGCTGGGCGGCGGCGTGGTGCTACATCCCAAACGAGCGCTTGAATCCGATAATCTGCTGGCCGACGACAAGCAAACGCTGCGGGACTCGCGGCAAAAGGCGCAGGTCGAGTTGGCCGCTGGCCAATGGTGGTGGGATTAG
- a CDS encoding serine/threonine protein kinase, whose translation MKLDAPAISNPPAARNAAKPAETPAPGMRPSRRVTIVEGAGRRLSDQTRLLLRARLRLVSVVIFVGAMLFLIWGVVTGNFPLTTPRGYLSWLHLAMIGTTAWAGVELWRPRLMSWRGLRTAEIGLFGMPALLILGAQYVQMTDPGRITQVRISSGAWSALIFTYAMFVPNPWRRAARIIGTMALAPIVLAIIAHRQAAGGASRFWEELSGNGLLLVLVAGVATYGTHVINALRRQAFEARQLGQYRLRELLGSGGMGDVWLAEHQLLKRPCAIKLIDAGKSADPRAQSRFEREVRATARLSHWNTVEIFDYGRTDEGTFYYVMEYLPGLSLMEIVETHGPLPAERAIYLLRQACCGLREAHAQGLIHRDIKPSNMIAAFRGGLYDVVKVVDFGLVELMSDPVATWNADELFAGSPYFVSPEQALGGAASDARNDIYSLGAVAYYLVTGRPPFEGTKPIKIVIAHAHDPVTPPRQIRPELPADLDAVILRCLAKDPADRFQTVGDLEAALGACGVAAAWTDQSAEAWWQKHEPEAVRKAEALGLA comes from the coding sequence ATGAAACTCGACGCGCCCGCGATCTCGAATCCTCCCGCAGCGCGAAATGCCGCCAAGCCGGCTGAGACTCCTGCCCCTGGCATGCGGCCGTCTCGGCGAGTGACGATTGTCGAGGGGGCGGGGCGACGGTTATCGGATCAAACGCGGCTTTTGCTGCGCGCCCGATTGCGGCTGGTGAGCGTGGTGATCTTCGTGGGCGCCATGCTATTTCTCATCTGGGGAGTGGTGACGGGCAACTTTCCGCTGACGACGCCGCGCGGCTATCTGTCGTGGCTGCATTTGGCCATGATTGGAACCACGGCCTGGGCGGGAGTTGAATTGTGGCGGCCGCGGCTCATGAGCTGGCGTGGCCTGCGGACCGCCGAGATTGGCTTGTTTGGCATGCCTGCTCTGCTGATTTTGGGGGCGCAGTACGTGCAGATGACCGATCCTGGGCGCATCACCCAGGTGCGGATCAGTTCGGGCGCCTGGTCGGCGTTGATCTTCACCTATGCGATGTTCGTGCCGAATCCCTGGCGGCGCGCGGCGCGGATCATCGGCACGATGGCGCTGGCTCCCATCGTGTTGGCGATCATAGCGCACCGGCAGGCGGCAGGCGGCGCGTCGCGATTTTGGGAAGAACTGAGCGGCAACGGTTTGTTGCTGGTCTTGGTGGCGGGTGTGGCGACTTACGGCACGCATGTGATCAACGCGCTGCGACGGCAAGCGTTTGAGGCGCGGCAATTGGGCCAGTACCGATTGCGCGAATTATTGGGCTCTGGAGGCATGGGCGATGTCTGGCTGGCGGAGCATCAATTGCTCAAACGACCGTGCGCCATCAAGTTGATCGATGCCGGCAAATCGGCGGACCCCCGGGCACAGAGCCGTTTTGAGCGCGAGGTGCGCGCCACGGCGCGGCTGTCGCATTGGAACACGGTGGAGATCTTTGACTACGGGCGGACGGATGAAGGCACGTTTTATTACGTGATGGAGTATCTGCCAGGGTTGTCGCTCATGGAGATTGTAGAGACGCACGGTCCGCTGCCTGCGGAACGCGCGATCTACTTGTTGCGGCAGGCGTGTTGCGGCTTGCGCGAGGCGCATGCGCAAGGTTTGATTCATCGCGACATCAAGCCGAGCAACATGATTGCGGCGTTCCGAGGCGGCTTGTACGACGTGGTGAAGGTGGTCGACTTTGGATTGGTGGAGTTGATGAGCGATCCGGTGGCGACCTGGAACGCCGACGAGTTGTTCGCGGGGTCGCCCTATTTTGTCTCGCCCGAACAGGCGCTTGGCGGAGCGGCTTCTGACGCGCGCAACGACATTTATTCTCTCGGGGCGGTGGCCTACTATCTGGTGACCGGCCGGCCGCCGTTTGAGGGGACCAAGCCAATCAAGATCGTGATCGCGCACGCGCACGACCCGGTGACGCCGCCGCGACAGATCAGGCCGGAACTGCCGGCCGATCTGGACGCGGTGATCCTCCGCTGTCTGGCCAAGGATCCGGCCGACCGTTTTCAGACCGTGGGAGATTTGGAGGCGGCGCTGGGCGCATGCGGGGTGGCCGCGGCTTGGACCGACCAATCGGCCGAGGCGTGGTGGCAGAAACACGAGCCGGAAGCGGTTCGCAAGGCAGAGGCGTTAGGACTGGCATAG
- a CDS encoding B12-binding domain-containing radical SAM protein, translated as MLDNLLTIIEPSSASVAPVNRHVTVIRPAMLSSTGTWSNPVTPPLGLAYLCATLESAGHRVHAVDGIGERVDQFIEEEGYLFQGLTIQETVERIPAETDLIGVSCMFSQDWPFCRELIRAIRMRFPSTPIVAGGEHITALPEYSLRDCDELDICVLGEGEETIVELANHVGHWDHLLEVNGIAYIEAGQFKQTAPRQRIQEVDDVPLPAWDYFPMEEYLGSRNAHGVYLGRSMGILATRGCPYKCTFCSNPVMYGKLWIHRSPEKVVDEIEHYVKKYQATNIDFYDLTMIIKKSWILEFCRLLEERGLKITWQLPTGTRSEVIDDEVSAALYRTGCRNVTYAPESGSVETLKLIKKQVDLDKLTTSARAAIRNNIHVKVNLIIGFPHETRKHVLATVWFAWKLAWLGVHDAAIFLFSPYPGSKLFDELREEGKIGELNEDYFRSLVAFMDPFAPSEYCRHVRGRELAFWRLFGMASFFGLSYLFRPIRFIRLIKNVIKNESETVLEQRLGALVHRPKALHATKGRVLQPAHA; from the coding sequence ATGTTGGACAACCTGCTGACCATCATCGAGCCATCGTCCGCATCGGTGGCGCCGGTCAATCGTCACGTCACCGTTATTCGCCCGGCGATGCTCTCGTCGACCGGAACCTGGAGCAATCCGGTGACGCCCCCCCTGGGATTGGCGTATTTGTGCGCGACCTTGGAGTCGGCCGGGCACCGAGTTCACGCAGTGGACGGCATCGGGGAACGGGTGGATCAGTTCATCGAGGAGGAGGGCTACCTGTTTCAGGGACTGACGATCCAGGAGACAGTGGAGCGGATCCCGGCCGAGACCGATTTGATCGGCGTGTCGTGCATGTTCTCGCAAGACTGGCCTTTTTGCCGCGAGTTGATCCGGGCCATTCGCATGCGCTTTCCGTCGACGCCGATCGTGGCCGGGGGAGAGCATATTACCGCGTTACCGGAGTACAGTCTGCGTGACTGCGACGAGCTGGATATTTGCGTGCTGGGAGAAGGGGAAGAGACGATCGTCGAGTTGGCGAACCATGTGGGGCATTGGGACCACTTGCTCGAGGTGAACGGGATTGCCTACATCGAAGCGGGGCAGTTCAAGCAGACGGCCCCGCGCCAACGCATTCAGGAAGTGGACGACGTGCCGCTGCCGGCGTGGGACTATTTTCCGATGGAGGAGTATCTCGGCAGCCGCAACGCGCATGGCGTTTATCTCGGGCGCAGCATGGGCATCTTGGCCACGCGTGGCTGTCCTTATAAGTGCACGTTTTGCTCAAATCCGGTGATGTACGGCAAGCTTTGGATTCATCGTTCGCCCGAGAAGGTGGTGGACGAAATTGAGCACTACGTGAAGAAGTATCAGGCCACGAACATCGACTTCTACGATCTGACGATGATCATCAAGAAGTCTTGGATTTTGGAGTTTTGCCGCTTGTTGGAAGAACGCGGGCTGAAGATCACCTGGCAGTTGCCGACGGGCACGCGTAGCGAAGTGATCGACGACGAGGTGAGCGCCGCGCTGTATCGCACCGGCTGCCGCAACGTGACGTACGCTCCGGAAAGCGGTTCGGTCGAGACACTTAAGCTGATAAAAAAGCAGGTCGATCTCGACAAGCTGACCACCTCGGCGCGGGCGGCGATCCGCAACAACATCCACGTTAAGGTGAACTTGATCATTGGCTTCCCGCACGAGACGCGCAAGCATGTGCTGGCCACGGTATGGTTTGCCTGGAAGCTGGCTTGGCTGGGGGTGCATGACGCGGCGATCTTTTTGTTCTCGCCGTATCCTGGAAGCAAGTTGTTCGACGAGTTGCGCGAAGAAGGCAAGATCGGCGAATTGAACGAGGATTATTTCCGCTCGCTGGTGGCGTTCATGGATCCGTTTGCGCCGAGCGAGTACTGCCGCCATGTGCGTGGCCGCGAGCTGGCGTTTTGGCGGCTATTTGGCATGGCTTCGTTTTTTGGCCTGTCGTACTTGTTCCGGCCGATTCGATTCATCCGCTTGATCAAGAACGTCATCAAGAACGAAAGCGAAACCGTGCTGGAGCAGCGACTAGGCGCGCTGGTGCATCGCCCCAAGGCGCTGCATGCCACCAAGGGGCGTGTGCTACAACCGGCGCATGCGTAG
- a CDS encoding Dabb family protein, producing MPQIKHVVLLKIRRDVTPELLAEVMAELGELRRVIPGILDFSWGANNSQEGLHQGFTHGFVMTFADLAAVSAYMPHPEHERVKGRIVPLLEGGLAGALIVDWEVA from the coding sequence ATGCCACAGATTAAGCATGTGGTGCTGCTGAAGATTCGGCGGGATGTAACGCCAGAATTGCTGGCCGAGGTCATGGCCGAGTTGGGGGAATTGCGCCGCGTGATCCCCGGCATATTGGATTTTTCTTGGGGGGCCAACAACAGCCAAGAAGGGCTGCATCAAGGCTTCACTCATGGATTTGTGATGACTTTCGCGGATTTGGCCGCGGTGAGCGCGTACATGCCCCACCCGGAGCATGAACGCGTGAAAGGCCGAATTGTGCCGCTGTTGGAAGGGGGCCTGGCTGGCGCGCTGATCGTGGATTGGGAAGTCGCCTGA